One genomic segment of Paenibacillus durus includes these proteins:
- a CDS encoding FecCD family ABC transporter permease, with amino-acid sequence MKKHTTIRNRSGTISFLIDHKSVLVIIGLFCVWLLLVVIGLSVGSTLINPLEVIQHLLGMGNEEHAFVIETLRLPRIVLSFLVGISLGVSGLILQGIVRNPLASPDIIGITGGAAVAAILVITFFSELSIHWIPVAAIVGAGLTSLMIYFLAWKKGVTPIRLVLIGIGVQAATGGIVTMMIVLSPSYSTSEAYIWMTGSVYGANWNNVKSMLPWVLVFVPLSLILSRKVNVQELGDEVALGLGTKVQTDRFILLFVSVALAGSAVAFAGGIGFVGLIAPHIARKLVGRSFASLVPVSALIGGLIVVLADVVARTAFLPLDLPAGVFVSGIGAPFFIFLLYRNRHV; translated from the coding sequence ATGAAGAAACATACGACGATACGCAATCGTTCAGGTACCATTTCTTTTTTAATTGATCATAAATCAGTTCTGGTTATCATCGGATTGTTTTGTGTATGGCTGTTATTAGTTGTTATAGGTTTATCCGTTGGGAGCACCCTGATCAATCCTTTGGAAGTCATTCAACATCTTCTGGGGATGGGAAATGAGGAGCATGCTTTTGTTATTGAGACGCTTAGACTCCCTAGAATCGTTCTTTCATTTCTTGTAGGAATTTCCTTGGGTGTTTCGGGACTAATTTTACAAGGGATTGTACGAAATCCGCTGGCATCTCCCGATATTATCGGAATAACTGGCGGAGCGGCAGTAGCTGCCATTTTGGTGATTACCTTCTTTTCAGAGCTAAGTATTCATTGGATACCGGTAGCAGCAATAGTAGGCGCTGGATTGACTTCTCTCATGATTTATTTTTTGGCTTGGAAAAAGGGGGTTACCCCCATTCGGCTTGTACTGATTGGAATTGGAGTCCAGGCGGCAACGGGTGGAATTGTAACGATGATGATCGTTTTAAGCCCTTCCTACTCTACGAGTGAAGCGTATATTTGGATGACCGGGAGTGTCTATGGAGCGAATTGGAACAATGTTAAATCAATGCTGCCTTGGGTATTGGTATTTGTTCCGCTTTCATTGATCTTGTCCCGAAAAGTAAATGTACAGGAACTGGGAGATGAAGTGGCTCTTGGATTAGGGACAAAGGTGCAAACGGATCGCTTTATATTGCTCTTTGTTAGTGTAGCTTTAGCCGGTTCTGCCGTAGCATTTGCAGGCGGGATAGGCTTCGTCGGATTGATTGCGCCTCATATCGCAAGAAAACTGGTGGGCCGGTCATTTGCCAGTTTGGTGCCTGTGTCGGCTCTTATTGGAGGACTCATCGTGGTTTTGGCCGATGTTGTTGCCAGAACAGCTTTTCTCCCGCTCGATTTGCCTGCCGGAGTTTTTGTGTCGGGGATAGGAGCTCCGTTTTTTATATTTTTGCTGTATCGCAATCGCCATGTTTAA
- a CDS encoding alpha/beta fold hydrolase, with protein sequence MSVKHRYAAVDGINIFYREAGDEEHPTILLLHGFPSSSHMYRNLIVRLADQYHIIAPDYPGFGNSDQPSVSEFEYTFDNLAKLMNSFVEQLNLQKYSIYVHDYGAPVGFRLAVMHPERIEAIISQNGNAYEEGLLSAWDPIRAYWQNPADETNRNNILGLLTPEITKYQYVNGTRNPEAISPDTWNVDQFVLDRPGNSDIQLALFYDYQNNLKQYPSWHEFFRTYQPPALVAWGKNDIFFGPDGALAYQQDLDDVEVHLLNTGHFPLEEDLDVSVSLIKHFLEERLMNN encoded by the coding sequence ATGAGTGTTAAACACAGGTATGCAGCGGTTGATGGCATTAATATTTTTTATCGTGAGGCTGGAGATGAGGAGCATCCGACGATTCTGCTGCTTCACGGCTTTCCTTCCTCGTCCCACATGTACCGTAACTTGATTGTGCGGCTCGCGGATCAATACCACATCATTGCCCCTGACTATCCCGGCTTTGGCAACAGCGATCAGCCGTCTGTGTCTGAGTTTGAATACACCTTTGATAATCTTGCGAAGTTGATGAATTCCTTTGTGGAACAGCTCAACTTGCAAAAATACAGCATCTACGTCCACGACTACGGCGCGCCCGTCGGCTTCCGGCTCGCGGTAATGCATCCCGAACGAATTGAGGCCATCATCTCGCAAAATGGCAACGCCTATGAAGAAGGGCTATTGTCCGCGTGGGACCCGATCCGGGCCTATTGGCAGAATCCCGCCGATGAGACGAATCGAAACAACATCCTCGGCTTGCTGACGCCTGAAATCACGAAATATCAATATGTGAACGGCACCCGGAATCCTGAGGCGATCAGCCCGGATACGTGGAATGTAGATCAATTCGTGCTGGATCGCCCCGGCAACAGCGACATCCAGCTGGCGCTCTTTTATGATTACCAGAACAATTTGAAGCAGTATCCGAGCTGGCATGAATTTTTCCGTACCTATCAACCGCCGGCGCTGGTGGCCTGGGGGAAAAACGATATTTTCTTCGGCCCGGACGGTGCACTCGCTTACCAACAGGATTTGGACGATGTTGAAGTTCATCTGCTCAATACCGGGCATTTTCCGCTCGAAGAGGATTTGGATGTCAGCGTCAGCTTGATCAAGCATTTTTTGGAAGAAAGATTGATGAATAACTAG
- a CDS encoding FecCD family ABC transporter permease, protein MDPLLPRTSLKILGLWIGLCILMLSFMSSMVFGQTPTPIKKVIEAFTQFDETSTEHIIITTTRLSRAVIAAVIGASLAIAGALLQALTRNPLASPSIFGINAGALFFVVLATVLFSVSSLIHLMWMAFLGASLACILVFLLGSLGRDGLSPIKIVLAGAALTALFSSFTQGLLVLNEQSLEGILFWLGGSVSGRSLDMLQPVLPFMIGAGVLSLFLGNSINILTSGEDIAKGLGQQVILVKLLMGTAIVMLAGGSVAVGGFIGFIGLIVPHIVRFLVGIDYRWIIPYSAIYGASLLLLADVGARFVIMPEEMPIGVMTAMLGAPFFIYMARRGGTK, encoded by the coding sequence ATGGACCCGTTACTTCCCCGGACTTCACTTAAGATACTTGGCCTTTGGATCGGACTATGTATCTTAATGTTATCTTTTATGTCCAGTATGGTATTTGGCCAGACACCGACACCTATTAAAAAGGTAATCGAGGCATTTACACAATTTGATGAAACCTCAACGGAACATATCATCATTACGACTACTCGTCTTTCCAGGGCAGTCATTGCAGCAGTCATTGGAGCCAGTCTTGCCATTGCCGGTGCGCTGCTGCAGGCGCTAACAAGAAATCCGCTGGCTTCTCCAAGTATATTTGGAATCAATGCGGGTGCTTTATTTTTTGTAGTATTGGCTACAGTTTTGTTCTCAGTCAGTTCTCTTATTCATTTAATGTGGATGGCATTTCTGGGGGCAAGCCTGGCGTGCATCCTGGTTTTTTTGCTTGGTTCTCTTGGAAGAGATGGGTTATCACCGATTAAGATTGTATTGGCGGGAGCCGCACTAACTGCTCTATTTAGTTCATTCACTCAAGGTTTATTGGTTCTTAATGAACAGAGCTTAGAGGGCATTCTATTCTGGCTGGGGGGTTCTGTTTCGGGGAGATCCCTGGATATGCTTCAGCCGGTTTTGCCGTTTATGATAGGGGCAGGTGTTTTGTCTCTGTTTCTGGGGAATTCCATTAATATTTTAACTTCAGGGGAAGACATAGCTAAAGGATTGGGACAGCAGGTGATATTAGTTAAACTTTTAATGGGAACGGCTATTGTGATGTTAGCTGGAGGATCAGTTGCGGTGGGCGGTTTCATCGGATTTATAGGTTTAATTGTTCCTCATATTGTTCGTTTTCTTGTCGGTATCGATTATCGATGGATTATCCCTTACAGTGCCATTTACGGTGCCAGCTTATTATTATTGGCTGATGTAGGAGCAAGATTTGTCATAATGCCTGAGGAAATGCCGATTGGTGTGATGACAGCTATGCTTGGCGCTCCATTTTTCATCTATATGGCACGGAGGGGGGGCACTAAGTAA
- a CDS encoding helix-turn-helix domain-containing protein — MRIVQDKKQKVDQAHKISLRELSRLSDVRHAALSELANGKRESISFSHIERIVQALKIRDIREIIDLVDDQK, encoded by the coding sequence ATACGTATAGTTCAAGATAAAAAACAAAAAGTTGACCAGGCACATAAAATTTCCCTACGGGAGTTATCCAGACTCTCCGATGTCCGACATGCCGCACTGAGCGAGCTGGCTAACGGAAAAAGAGAAAGCATTAGCTTCAGCCATATTGAAAGAATTGTACAAGCCTTAAAAATTCGGGATATTCGCGAAATTATTGATTTGGTGGATGATCAGAAGTAA
- a CDS encoding AraC family transcriptional regulator has protein sequence MSVQETDSEVKEKQQELARCIDRLVHTDGTHPTAIPSLRLIRTSTVSEPLHTVHEPSLCVIAQGSKFVALAQETFQYDPASYMIASVHLPVCGQIIQASEDSPFLGIQLGISTDQVLDMMKETSSAWRGKINSGRGISVSKTKPLLLDAIIRLVRLLEMPQDIPVIAPLIIREILYRVLQDEQGDLVRQFAVIGSHAQCVARVIQLIHSGYDQPLRIEDLAKEVNMSPSSLHQYFKKVTAMSPIQYQKQLRLQEARRLLISESMDATHAAYKVGYESPSQFSREYTRMFGLPPKSDVKQLQDSLYQGI, from the coding sequence ATGAGCGTGCAGGAGACAGATAGCGAGGTAAAAGAGAAGCAGCAGGAACTGGCGAGATGCATCGATCGGCTGGTGCATACAGACGGAACGCATCCGACAGCCATTCCATCCTTGCGTTTGATTCGCACGTCGACCGTGTCCGAACCGCTGCATACCGTCCATGAGCCATCTTTATGCGTGATCGCGCAGGGGTCGAAATTTGTTGCACTGGCGCAGGAAACCTTTCAATACGATCCGGCATCCTACATGATTGCCTCCGTGCATCTTCCGGTGTGCGGCCAGATTATTCAGGCTTCCGAGGATTCTCCCTTTCTAGGCATCCAGCTTGGCATAAGCACCGATCAGGTTCTCGATATGATGAAAGAAACAAGCTCGGCATGGCGCGGAAAAATCAACTCCGGACGTGGAATTTCGGTCAGCAAAACCAAGCCGCTGCTGCTTGACGCCATTATAAGATTGGTTCGCCTGCTGGAAATGCCGCAGGATATTCCTGTGATTGCGCCGCTGATCATCCGTGAAATTCTGTATCGGGTTCTGCAGGATGAACAGGGTGATCTCGTCAGACAATTCGCCGTCATCGGCAGCCATGCGCAATGCGTGGCCAGAGTCATCCAGCTTATCCACTCCGGCTATGATCAGCCTCTGCGGATTGAAGATCTGGCCAAGGAGGTCAACATGAGTCCCTCTTCGCTTCATCAATATTTTAAAAAGGTGACGGCCATGAGTCCGATCCAATACCAGAAGCAGCTTCGCTTGCAGGAGGCCCGCCGCCTGCTCATCTCCGAATCCATGGATGCGACGCACGCCGCCTACAAAGTCGGTTACGAAAGCCCTTCCCAGTTCAGCCGCGAGTATACACGTATGTTCGGCCTGCCTCCTAAAAGCGATGTCAAGCAGCTCCAGGATTCGCTATATCAGGGAATATGA
- a CDS encoding ABC transporter ATP-binding protein, with product MTALETKDLTLAYREKPIINDLNLKLPKGEITVFVGSNGCGKSTLLRSLARLLKPLRGAIVLDGQKISSMPTKEVAKRLAILPQGPIAPEGLTVHQLVRQGRYPHQNWLKQWSQEDEQKVQKALEDTNLTAFADRSVDSLSGGQRQRAWIAMTLAQETDIILLDEPTTYLDMTHQIEILDLLYDLNEEEHRTIIMVLHDLNLACRYAHNIVAIKDQQVYAQGQPEHVITEALVKDVFQLNCEIVQDPLYGSPMCIPHGKGRIKKSNESIEPQRNFY from the coding sequence ATGACTGCTTTGGAAACGAAGGATTTAACATTGGCATATAGAGAAAAACCGATTATAAACGACTTGAATTTAAAACTGCCCAAAGGTGAAATCACTGTATTTGTTGGCAGCAACGGTTGCGGCAAGTCTACGCTGCTTCGATCCTTGGCTCGTTTATTGAAGCCGCTAAGGGGCGCGATCGTGTTGGACGGACAGAAGATCTCCTCCATGCCAACCAAAGAAGTGGCCAAGCGATTGGCTATTCTCCCCCAAGGGCCTATTGCGCCGGAGGGATTAACCGTGCATCAGCTCGTTAGGCAAGGGCGGTATCCGCATCAGAATTGGCTGAAACAGTGGTCTCAAGAGGATGAGCAGAAAGTACAGAAGGCATTGGAGGATACAAATTTAACAGCCTTCGCCGATCGTTCCGTTGATTCGCTGTCGGGGGGACAGCGGCAGAGAGCCTGGATTGCGATGACCCTTGCACAAGAAACCGACATCATTTTGCTGGATGAGCCTACAACCTATTTGGATATGACGCATCAAATCGAAATCTTAGACCTGCTGTATGATCTGAATGAGGAGGAACACCGGACGATCATCATGGTTCTACACGACTTGAATCTGGCTTGCCGATATGCTCATAACATTGTAGCTATTAAGGATCAGCAAGTGTATGCACAAGGTCAGCCGGAACATGTGATTACAGAAGCGCTGGTCAAAGATGTGTTTCAATTAAATTGTGAAATCGTGCAGGATCCTCTTTACGGATCGCCTATGTGCATCCCTCATGGCAAAGGCAGAATAAAAAAATCCAATGAGTCTATTGAACCTCAGAGAAACTTTTATTAA
- a CDS encoding DUF6809 family protein encodes MPDERVISNDPKYRSLSRQISESMEAWKKKLSEDDFKDLEALADLYHQVQGMDMAASFTCGFKLGAAMMIEVLAGSNDPAW; translated from the coding sequence ATTCCCGACGAGAGGGTTATTTCCAATGATCCAAAATATCGCTCTTTAAGCAGACAAATATCCGAATCCATGGAAGCTTGGAAAAAGAAGCTCTCCGAAGATGATTTTAAAGACCTTGAGGCTTTGGCGGATTTATATCACCAGGTTCAAGGGATGGACATGGCCGCTTCGTTTACGTGCGGGTTCAAGCTTGGGGCGGCGATGATGATCGAAGTCTTAGCTGGGTCTAATGATCCGGCTTGGTGA
- a CDS encoding ABC transporter substrate-binding protein, whose product MDKMKRSLIVLSCFLLLMVLVAGCGGQSENAGNQPEAAKPDVRIIKHAMGETKIEGTPQRIVTLYQGATDAAVALGIVPVGAVESWTQQPMYEYLRDELKDAAIVGLETQPNLEEIAKLKPDLIIASKLRNEKVYQQLSAIAPTVTHETVYKFKDTVKLIGQAANKEEKADELLEQWNQRTADFKAKISAKLGAEWPVEASVLNFRSDHARIYVTGFAGDILSELGFVRSAIQQKAADEGNVVLKLTDKESIPSMNADVFFVFNADGHSPDAAMIQKTYDEWTNHPLWKNLDAVKKGQVTVVDEVPWNMGGGYIAANTMLDQIYDYYKLEK is encoded by the coding sequence CTGGATAAAATGAAGAGGTCGTTAATTGTATTAAGTTGTTTCTTGTTATTAATGGTTCTTGTCGCCGGTTGCGGAGGGCAATCGGAGAATGCCGGTAATCAGCCGGAAGCTGCAAAGCCAGATGTTCGTATCATTAAACATGCTATGGGTGAAACAAAGATCGAGGGCACTCCTCAACGAATCGTGACTTTATACCAAGGCGCAACAGATGCAGCAGTAGCTTTAGGCATTGTACCTGTGGGTGCAGTGGAATCTTGGACCCAGCAGCCTATGTATGAATACTTAAGAGATGAGTTGAAGGATGCGGCTATTGTTGGTTTGGAGACTCAGCCAAACTTGGAGGAGATTGCCAAGCTAAAACCTGATTTGATTATCGCTTCCAAGCTTCGTAACGAAAAAGTGTACCAACAGCTTTCAGCAATCGCTCCTACAGTAACGCATGAAACGGTTTATAAATTTAAGGATACCGTTAAGTTGATCGGGCAAGCGGCCAATAAGGAAGAGAAGGCTGATGAACTGCTTGAACAATGGAATCAAAGAACGGCCGACTTTAAAGCTAAAATATCCGCAAAATTAGGCGCTGAATGGCCTGTTGAAGCTTCTGTGCTTAACTTCAGATCCGATCATGCCAGAATCTATGTTACAGGTTTTGCAGGCGATATTTTAAGTGAACTAGGTTTTGTACGTTCTGCAATTCAACAAAAAGCAGCGGATGAAGGAAATGTGGTGCTCAAGTTAACGGACAAGGAAAGCATTCCATCAATGAATGCGGATGTATTCTTTGTTTTTAATGCCGATGGGCACAGTCCTGATGCAGCGATGATACAAAAAACTTATGACGAATGGACAAATCATCCTTTGTGGAAGAACTTGGATGCCGTTAAAAAGGGTCAGGTAACGGTCGTTGACGAAGTGCCGTGGAATATGGGCGGCGGCTATATAGCTGCGAATACTATGCTGGATCAAATTTACGATTATTACAAATTGGAAAAATAA
- a CDS encoding endonuclease I family protein translates to MTRMMQKLALELDTARKIHLAMAGERPYYDEIRDNELKKSYYSSGAMNRNELQQLLERTHDHRLPYKPYRYVYPWVDLQEDEQLKSLYSGRGMSPLKVIEADIRLLEAAARQGKGANDTPSEPDGVVQKGQSGAQQDVSAAEAEDDVGLAGEGLLNCEHVVPQSWFGKQEPMRGDLHHLFACEPGCNSRRGNHPYYDFLDYTPEVRTQNVIAGCGKQEDDRFEPEYGKGIVARATLYFLLRYPGVIGSSHVDETLLLEWHHRFPVSLYEMHRNLAIFELQGNRNPFIDFPEAAEQWAGSKR, encoded by the coding sequence ATGACGCGAATGATGCAGAAGCTGGCGCTTGAGCTTGACACGGCCAGGAAAATACACCTCGCGATGGCCGGCGAGCGTCCTTACTACGACGAAATACGGGATAACGAGCTGAAAAAAAGCTACTACAGCAGTGGCGCCATGAATAGAAATGAACTCCAGCAGCTCCTGGAGCGGACTCATGACCATCGGCTGCCTTACAAACCTTACCGCTATGTATATCCGTGGGTCGATCTGCAAGAGGATGAACAGCTGAAAAGCTTGTATTCAGGTCGGGGCATGTCCCCTCTTAAAGTAATTGAAGCGGATATCCGGCTGCTCGAAGCGGCGGCCCGTCAGGGCAAGGGTGCGAACGACACACCTTCGGAACCTGACGGCGTTGTGCAGAAAGGGCAGTCTGGGGCACAGCAGGATGTTTCCGCTGCGGAAGCGGAGGATGATGTGGGCCTGGCGGGCGAGGGTCTGCTGAACTGCGAGCATGTCGTGCCGCAGTCATGGTTCGGGAAGCAAGAACCGATGCGGGGCGACCTGCATCATCTGTTTGCCTGCGAGCCGGGATGTAACAGTCGGCGCGGGAATCATCCGTATTATGATTTTTTGGATTATACGCCGGAAGTGAGGACGCAGAATGTAATTGCGGGCTGCGGCAAGCAGGAGGACGACCGGTTTGAGCCTGAATACGGCAAAGGCATTGTTGCCCGCGCAACGCTCTATTTCCTGCTGCGCTATCCGGGTGTTATCGGCAGCAGCCATGTGGATGAAACGCTACTGCTGGAATGGCATCATAGGTTTCCGGTTTCGCTTTATGAAATGCACCGGAATTTGGCGATTTTCGAGCTGCAGGGCAATCGCAACCCGTTTATCGACTTTCCGGAGGCAGCAGAGCAGTGGGCGGGAAGCAAGCGGTGA
- a CDS encoding SDR family NAD(P)-dependent oxidoreductase, whose product MNAQGKAAGKVVVITGGSSGIGKATAIEFVKQGANVVINGRREQALAEAAREIDPTGKHVLSVAGDIADPETAGRVIAEGLARFGRIDTLINNAGVFVAKPFTEYSEADFASVMSINVAGFFHVTQSAVTEMLKQGSGHIVNITTSLVDQPIAGVPAVLASLTKGGLNSATKELAIEYAANGIRVNAVSPGVIKTPMHPVEAHDFLNKLHPVGRMGEVQEIVEAILYLDSASFVTGEILHVDGGQNAGHW is encoded by the coding sequence ATGAATGCTCAAGGAAAAGCAGCAGGAAAAGTAGTCGTAATTACGGGCGGCAGCAGCGGGATCGGGAAAGCAACGGCCATAGAATTCGTGAAACAGGGAGCGAACGTCGTCATCAATGGCCGCCGCGAACAGGCGCTGGCTGAGGCTGCGAGGGAAATCGACCCAACCGGAAAGCATGTGCTAAGTGTAGCTGGCGATATTGCGGACCCTGAAACGGCCGGGCGCGTGATTGCCGAAGGGTTGGCCCGTTTTGGACGTATCGACACGCTGATCAACAATGCCGGGGTCTTTGTGGCCAAGCCGTTCACGGAATACTCCGAAGCGGATTTTGCCTCGGTCATGTCGATCAATGTCGCAGGCTTCTTTCATGTCACTCAAAGTGCGGTAACCGAGATGCTGAAGCAGGGCTCGGGCCACATCGTTAACATTACGACCAGCCTGGTTGACCAGCCGATCGCTGGGGTGCCGGCCGTACTCGCCTCCTTGACCAAAGGCGGTCTGAACTCCGCGACAAAAGAGCTGGCGATCGAGTATGCGGCTAATGGCATTCGCGTAAATGCGGTCTCGCCGGGGGTCATCAAAACGCCGATGCATCCGGTGGAAGCTCATGATTTTCTGAATAAGCTGCATCCTGTGGGCCGTATGGGCGAGGTTCAAGAGATCGTCGAAGCGATCCTGTATCTGGACTCGGCCAGCTTCGTGACCGGAGAGATTCTTCACGTCGATGGCGGCCAAAACGCCGGACACTGGTGA
- a CDS encoding S8 family peptidase yields MKQRKIKLFPYRIDAQVEQVSEIPKGIEMIQAPAMWNQTKGNGITVAILDTGCEASHPDLKGRVVGGRNFTDDDNSNPDVFVDYNGHGTHVAGTIAAVSNGTGVVGAAPEANLLILKVLNKDGSGQYEWIINGINYAVEQKADIISMSLGGPEDVPEMHAAIKRAVAANILVVCAAGNEGDGNYATDEFGYPGSYNEVISVGAVDLQRNSANFTNSNNEVDLVAPGAGILSTYLNKSYATLSGTSMATPHVSGAMALIKRIANESFGRGLNETELYAQLIKRTIPLGNSPRLEGNGLLYLTAQEELAKVFTPAVVAKVLSP; encoded by the coding sequence GTGAAACAACGGAAAATTAAGCTATTTCCTTATCGGATCGATGCGCAGGTTGAGCAGGTAAGCGAAATTCCGAAAGGTATCGAGATGATTCAGGCGCCGGCGATGTGGAACCAGACAAAGGGCAACGGCATTACGGTAGCCATTTTGGATACGGGCTGCGAGGCTTCGCATCCGGATTTGAAGGGGCGGGTCGTAGGCGGGCGGAATTTTACCGATGATGATAACAGCAACCCGGATGTATTCGTGGATTACAACGGGCATGGCACGCATGTAGCTGGCACGATTGCGGCCGTCAGCAATGGTACCGGTGTGGTCGGTGCGGCGCCGGAGGCAAATCTGCTGATCCTGAAGGTGCTGAACAAGGATGGCTCAGGCCAATATGAGTGGATTATCAATGGGATCAATTACGCAGTTGAGCAAAAGGCGGATATCATCTCCATGTCGCTCGGCGGACCGGAAGATGTGCCGGAAATGCATGCAGCGATCAAGCGGGCAGTGGCGGCGAATATTTTGGTAGTTTGCGCGGCGGGGAATGAAGGCGACGGCAATTACGCTACCGATGAATTCGGCTATCCCGGCTCCTACAACGAAGTCATCAGCGTGGGGGCCGTCGATTTGCAGCGGAACTCGGCCAATTTTACGAATTCGAACAATGAAGTGGACCTTGTCGCGCCGGGCGCGGGAATTCTATCAACCTACCTGAATAAAAGCTACGCGACGCTCAGCGGCACCTCCATGGCGACGCCGCACGTATCGGGTGCGATGGCACTGATCAAGCGGATCGCGAACGAGAGCTTCGGCCGTGGCCTGAATGAAACCGAGCTGTATGCGCAGCTGATCAAGCGGACGATCCCGCTTGGCAACTCGCCGCGGCTGGAAGGCAACGGACTGCTGTATTTAACGGCTCAGGAGGAACTGGCCAAAGTCTTTACGCCTGCTGTCGTCGCGAAGGTATTAAGTCCATGA
- a CDS encoding tautomerase family protein — protein MPIVTIQVTREGTAPDRQSVTAEEKAALIKGASELLLNVLNKPLDSTYVIIEEVEPENWGWGGLPALEYRRQRAAKTT, from the coding sequence ATGCCTATCGTGACCATTCAGGTGACCCGTGAGGGTACCGCGCCGGACCGGCAGTCGGTTACAGCCGAAGAAAAGGCCGCGCTCATCAAGGGCGCCAGCGAGCTTTTGCTTAATGTGCTGAACAAGCCGCTTGACTCCACCTACGTCATTATCGAAGAGGTTGAGCCGGAGAATTGGGGATGGGGCGGGCTGCCCGCCCTGGAATACCGGCGGCAGCGCGCCGCCAAGACAACTTAA
- a CDS encoding TetR/AcrR family transcriptional regulator — protein sequence MRKSKKEHILQVASDLFNKQGIRATGVDQVVAESQVAKMTLYNHFPSKEELVLAYLMRQDEQWREWFERSVNKRGATPIEKLLAVFDVLGEWFVEPNFNGCAFIKTASEYAEHSHPYYEAAQQYKTYMRDFLGTLVKEAGAAKPDALTNGLYLLVEGAITIAMLQTDLHAAQHARETAQLLIEHTA from the coding sequence ATGAGAAAAAGCAAAAAAGAACATATTCTCCAAGTTGCCTCCGACCTTTTCAATAAACAAGGAATCCGCGCAACCGGTGTAGACCAAGTCGTCGCCGAGTCGCAAGTAGCCAAAATGACACTGTATAACCATTTTCCATCCAAGGAAGAGCTGGTCTTGGCCTATCTGATGCGACAGGATGAGCAATGGCGGGAATGGTTCGAGCGCAGCGTCAACAAGCGGGGGGCAACTCCCATAGAAAAACTGCTCGCCGTATTCGACGTGCTGGGCGAATGGTTTGTGGAACCGAACTTCAACGGGTGCGCGTTTATCAAGACGGCCTCGGAGTATGCGGAACACTCCCACCCTTACTATGAGGCGGCTCAGCAGTATAAGACCTACATGCGGGATTTTCTCGGGACACTGGTAAAAGAGGCCGGAGCCGCAAAGCCCGACGCCTTGACCAACGGACTGTACTTGCTCGTGGAAGGCGCTATTACGATTGCCATGCTGCAGACCGATCTTCATGCGGCGCAGCATGCCCGCGAGACCGCTCAATTGCTAATTGAGCATACGGCGTGA